Proteins encoded in a region of the Chloroherpetonaceae bacterium genome:
- a CDS encoding DUF420 domain-containing protein, translating to MPTLDLKQANEKTLSLIVYALSLVVVSLVAFLLFFPQVLAIGGGINVSMLPKFHAFINGTCAVFLVLGFVAIRNKRIALHRILMISTFVLSSIFLISYVIYHSQAPPTKFGGEGIIRYFYYFVLITHIVLAAVILPLALFTIARSWRGEFDRHRKIARWTLPLWLYVAITGVLVYVLISPYYAFSS from the coding sequence ATGCCCACTTTGGACTTGAAGCAGGCAAACGAAAAGACACTCTCGCTTATCGTTTATGCCCTTTCGCTTGTGGTTGTTAGCCTTGTAGCGTTTTTGCTCTTCTTCCCGCAAGTGTTAGCAATCGGTGGCGGTATCAATGTCTCAATGCTGCCAAAGTTTCATGCTTTCATCAACGGCACTTGCGCTGTGTTTTTGGTGCTTGGTTTTGTCGCTATCCGCAATAAGCGTATCGCCCTGCATCGTATCTTGATGATTAGCACATTTGTCCTATCCAGTATCTTTCTCATCTCATATGTGATTTACCACTCTCAAGCGCCACCGACGAAGTTTGGCGGTGAAGGCATAATTCGCTACTTCTACTACTTTGTGCTTATTACGCACATCGTCTTAGCTGCTGTCATCTTACCGCTAGCGCTTTTTACGATTGCTCGCTCGTGGCGTGGTGAGTTCGATAGACACCGCAAGATTGCGCGCTGGACGCTTCCTCTTTGGCTATATGTAGCCATCACGGGCGTGCTGGTCTATGTGCTCATTTCACCATACTATGCTTTCTCGTCCTGA
- a CDS encoding SCO family protein: MKYTLRLFSALAAGVIVITALAVFAIQRADFSRQEIPIIAKVPPFRLEDQYGNTVTEADLLGKITILDFIFTRCPGACPVMTKQMAELYRLYASSQRVQFFSITVDPDYDTPLVLRQYAEANGVYDTRWRFLRASIDSVITLSEKGFMLPAENLPAGHSTKFVLIDPEGRIRGYFSHNDNASIAVLKTQIRELAKPFLAEEAAARKQAVQQ; this comes from the coding sequence ATGAAGTATACACTTCGCTTATTTTCCGCTCTTGCTGCCGGCGTAATTGTGATTACGGCACTGGCGGTGTTTGCGATTCAGCGTGCGGACTTTTCGCGTCAGGAAATTCCTATTATTGCTAAAGTTCCCCCTTTCCGTCTTGAAGACCAGTATGGCAACACTGTTACAGAGGCTGATTTGCTTGGGAAAATCACAATTTTGGACTTCATTTTCACTCGCTGTCCAGGTGCTTGTCCAGTAATGACTAAGCAGATGGCTGAACTCTATCGGCTATACGCTTCGTCGCAGCGTGTGCAGTTTTTCTCCATCACGGTTGACCCCGACTATGATACGCCTTTGGTGCTCCGCCAATACGCCGAAGCAAATGGGGTTTATGATACACGCTGGCGTTTTCTCCGTGCTTCTATTGACAGTGTGATTACGCTCTCTGAGAAAGGCTTCATGCTGCCCGCAGAAAATTTACCAGCTGGGCATAGCACCAAGTTCGTGCTGATTGACCCTGAGGGTCGCATTCGTGGCTATTTTAGCCACAACGACAACGCCAGCATTGCCGTTCTCAAAACTCAAATTCGCGAGCTTGCTAAGCCTTTTTTAGCAGAGGAAGCTGCAGCACGAAAGCAAGCAGTTCAGCAGTAA
- the rpmG gene encoding 50S ribosomal protein L33, with protein sequence MAAKKGNRVVITLECTEARKEGKTPSRYTTEKNKRNDPERLELMKYNPYLKRRTLHREVK encoded by the coding sequence ATGGCAGCAAAGAAAGGCAATCGCGTGGTGATTACGCTGGAGTGCACAGAGGCGCGCAAAGAGGGTAAAACGCCATCACGCTACACCACAGAGAAAAATAAGCGCAACGACCCCGAGCGCTTGGAGCTGATGAAATATAATCCTTACCTCAAGCGCCGCACTTTACATAGAGAAGTGAAGTGA